From Lolium perenne isolate Kyuss_39 chromosome 5, Kyuss_2.0, whole genome shotgun sequence, a single genomic window includes:
- the LOC127299635 gene encoding histone deacetylase 10, chloroplastic, whose product MVPFLRHYRVFGTHRPLMQTAGRNQNLNGGCSAQCAANGSGTSVSDGVGARKDFALPDSLLRDARVLYCASPAMGHNKESHPESNKRVPAIVDALEKLELTPKHRGSQVLEIQNFYPASLDDVARVHSRTYITGLEKAMSRASDEGLIFIEGTGPTYATHTTFQESLLSAGAGITLVDSVVAASKLGPSPPLGFALVRPPGHHAVPEGPMGFCVFGNIAVAARYAQHQHGLKRVMIIDFDVHHGNGTCDAFYDDPDIFFLSTHQLGSYPGTGKMNLIGQGSGEGTTLNLPLPGGSGDYSMRCAFDEVIAPSAQRFKPDIILVSAGYDAHVLDPLAGLQFTTGTFYMLASSIKELARELCGGRCVFFLEGGYNLQSLSSSVADTFRAFLDEPSLAAQFDDPAVLYEEPTRRIKEAIEKVRHLHSL is encoded by the exons CCTCCGTCTCTGATGGAGTTGGTGCTCGGAAGGATTTTGCTTTGCCGGATAGTTTGCTTCGCGATGCCCGTGTTCTCTACTGTGCATCTCCTGCAATGGGTCATAACAAG GAATCACATCCAGAATCAAACAAAAGAGTGCCGGCAATAGTTGATGCTCTTGAAAAATTGGAGCTTACGCCCAAG CATCGCGGTTCGCAGGTTCTTGAAATTCAAAATTTCTACCCTGCTTCACTTGATGATGTTGCGAGAGTTCATTCAAGAACATACATTACTGGACTAGAAAAG GCTATGAGTAGGGCTTCGGATGAAGGTTTGATATTCATCGAAGGAACTGGACCAACATATGCTACGCACACT ACTTTCCAAGAATCACTTCTTTCAGCTGGTGCTGGAATTACATTGGTTGATTCAGTG GTTGCAGCATCAAAGCTGGGTCCAAGTCCACCCCTTGGATTTGCACTAGTAAGGCCACCAGGACATCATGCTGTTCCTGAAGGTCCCATGGGCTTTTGTGTCTTTGGGAACATTGCGGTTGCTGCAAGGTATGCTCAGCATCAACATGGATTAAAGCGAGTAATGATTATAGATTTTGACGTTCACCATGGCAATGGTACGTGTGATGCCTTTTATGACGATCCAGACATTTTCTTCCTCTCAACACATCAG CTAGGAAGCTATCCCGGTACTGGCAAGATGAACCTAATTGGTCAGGGCAGTGGTGAAGGGACAACACTGAACCTGCCACTGCCCGGTGGTTCAGGTGATTATTCGATGAGGTGTGCGTTTGATGAGGTCATTGCTCCATCAGCGCAGCGGTTCAAGCCCGATATCATCCTCGTTTCAGCTGG CTACGACGCACACGTGCTGGACCCTCTAGCTGGGCTGCAATTCACGACGGGCACTTTCTACATGCTGGCGTCGAGCATCAAGGAGCTAGCCAGGGAGCTCTGTGGTGGCCGTTGTGTCTTCTTCCTGGAAGGCGGGTACAACCTGCAGTCTCTCTCGAGCTCTGTCGCCGACACCTTCCGAGCGTTTCTCGATGAGCCCAGCCTGGCGGCACAGTTCGATGACCCAGCAGTACTGTATGAGGAGCCAACGCGGAGGATCAAGGAGGCGATTGAGAAAGTCAGGCATCTCCATTCGCTCTAG